Proteins from a single region of Paenibacillus sp. BIHB 4019:
- a CDS encoding TetR/AcrR family transcriptional regulator has product MNIKRGRPRNVEAERAILTASYNLLLEIGFSAVTVEKIAEQAQVSKATIYKWWPNKGAVVMAGFMHAITARLPIPDTGAVYEDILLHATNLSRFLTSREGEVITEIIGEGQFDAKLAAALREEYVRPRRLEAGQLLMRGVERGELKRELDIELSIDLLYGPIFYRLLVTGDGLEESVIKSLITVAFEGIKQERG; this is encoded by the coding sequence TTGAATATAAAAAGAGGGCGACCTCGCAACGTTGAAGCGGAGCGTGCTATTTTAACGGCCTCCTACAACTTGCTGCTTGAAATCGGATTTAGTGCTGTTACCGTTGAGAAAATTGCCGAGCAGGCACAAGTGAGCAAAGCGACGATCTACAAATGGTGGCCTAATAAAGGAGCCGTTGTGATGGCTGGTTTTATGCATGCCATAACTGCAAGGCTGCCGATACCGGATACGGGTGCTGTATATGAAGATATTTTGCTTCATGCGACTAATTTATCCCGATTTTTAACGAGTCGTGAAGGAGAGGTCATTACTGAAATTATTGGAGAAGGGCAATTTGATGCGAAGCTTGCTGCCGCATTGAGGGAGGAGTATGTTCGTCCTCGCCGGTTGGAAGCAGGGCAGCTGCTCATGCGTGGGGTAGAGCGCGGGGAATTGAAACGGGAGCTAGATATTGAATTGAGTATTGATTTGCTTTATGGGCCGATTTTTTATCGGTTGTTAGTTACAGGAGACGGGCTGGAGGAAAGCGTGATTAAGTCTTTAATAACGGTCGCTTTCGAAGGAATCAAGCAAGAGAGGGGATAG
- a CDS encoding SDR family oxidoreductase, with amino-acid sequence MNILITGAGRGLGYEMTSEALERGHAVVAGVRSPNETNEKLSALAEKYGDRLSIVELDVTKEEGIAALASQLKEQGMSLGAIINNAAILNARNTQIEQLDFTDVALTMDINVYGPMRVVKHFLSLLTEKDAAIFNISSEAGSITHAYPGDYPYAISKTALNMFTQQLHVYLQKRGIQVLSIHPGWMRTDMGGGEAPLDASHSARGIIGLLEQRRTPDSRFMFVDHEGNSMPI; translated from the coding sequence ATGAACATTTTAATTACAGGCGCTGGACGAGGACTTGGTTATGAAATGACAAGCGAGGCGCTGGAGCGCGGGCATGCAGTTGTGGCGGGCGTTCGATCGCCAAATGAGACTAATGAAAAGCTGTCGGCACTTGCAGAAAAGTACGGCGATCGGCTGTCGATTGTGGAATTGGATGTCACGAAGGAGGAGGGCATTGCCGCACTCGCTTCACAATTGAAGGAGCAGGGCATGAGCCTTGGAGCGATTATTAATAATGCAGCGATTCTCAATGCTCGAAATACGCAAATCGAACAGCTGGATTTCACCGATGTGGCGCTGACGATGGATATCAATGTATATGGCCCTATGCGTGTAGTCAAGCATTTTCTGTCTCTGTTAACGGAGAAGGATGCCGCAATATTTAATATTTCATCTGAAGCGGGCAGCATCACGCATGCTTATCCAGGCGATTATCCTTATGCGATATCCAAAACAGCGCTCAATATGTTCACGCAGCAGCTTCATGTATATTTACAAAAGCGGGGCATTCAAGTGCTTAGCATTCATCCCGGCTGGATGCGGACGGATATGGGGGGTGGCGAGGCTCCGCTGGATGCAAGCCATAGCGCGCGCGGCATTATTGGGCTATTGGAGCAGCGCCGCACGCCGGACAGCCGTTTTATGTTTGTTGATCATGAAGGGAATTCAATGCCAATCTAG
- a CDS encoding serine hydrolase, translating to MISHKQELLFQYFKNVKAEKKLHKINSCTKSITSSLIGIAYDRGLLPELSTPISEFFPAFAREGTDERKRLITIDHLLTMSPGFDWPEMGEWGGWPQMIHSPNWVNYVLDRPLLQAPGESMNYNSGCSHLLLAILQKQTNQSVKQFAEQYLFSPLKFGDYIWHEDPQGIPIGGFGIHMAVQDMHKFGELYLNNGKWGSKRLISEQWIALTTRPEYATYDFFGPYGRHWWTCTTSTGEPFYFAMGMGGQYICVVPSEEIVITMTSDTHGYTGNPMQIIKSLL from the coding sequence TTGATTAGCCACAAGCAGGAGCTTCTTTTTCAATATTTTAAAAATGTAAAAGCGGAGAAGAAGTTACATAAAATCAATTCTTGTACGAAAAGCATTACTTCAAGCTTAATTGGCATCGCCTATGATCGAGGGCTGCTTCCAGAGCTTTCGACGCCGATTTCCGAGTTTTTTCCAGCTTTTGCAAGAGAGGGAACGGATGAGCGGAAGCGGCTCATTACGATTGATCACTTGCTCACGATGAGCCCCGGCTTTGATTGGCCCGAGATGGGCGAGTGGGGCGGCTGGCCGCAGATGATTCATAGCCCCAACTGGGTGAATTATGTGCTTGACAGACCTCTGCTCCAAGCGCCTGGGGAAAGCATGAATTATAATTCTGGCTGCAGCCACCTGCTGCTGGCGATTTTGCAAAAACAGACGAATCAAAGCGTGAAGCAGTTCGCTGAGCAGTATCTTTTTTCCCCTTTGAAATTTGGCGATTATATCTGGCATGAAGATCCGCAAGGTATTCCGATTGGTGGATTCGGCATTCATATGGCTGTTCAGGACATGCACAAATTTGGTGAACTGTATTTAAACAACGGCAAGTGGGGCAGCAAAAGGCTCATTAGCGAGCAATGGATTGCTTTGACTACGCGGCCCGAATATGCAACCTATGACTTTTTTGGCCCTTACGGTCGGCATTGGTGGACCTGCACAACGTCAACAGGAGAACCATTTTATTTTGCGATGGGCATGGGCGGGCAGTATATTTGCGTCGTACCATCAGAAGAAATCGTCATAACGATGACAAGCGATACGCATGGCTATACGGGGAATCCGATGCAAATTATTAAAAGCCTGCTTTAA
- a CDS encoding phosphotransferase: MIKLKYLFNNTDLAEMLLQNWSYDADSLDLFQYYRISSNAIYPFRFEGNTRLLRFAPQSEKNKANTLAELAFIAYLKENGFNVLEAIASKQGAELIETATPWGNYAASVFKRVPGQSFDQADFNAATLFVYGKTLGELHRLSSTYTPKKHRRWTYEEVLDWIEEELSAFPEETAALCEVKQLRNYFQTWPVSAAHFGLIHYDFECDNVFYDRETGLCHVIDFDDAMYHWYAMDIYAALESLQEFIAREDWERKKQHFVDGYTSEFVWNVETEAMLPGCKRFDNLYSYARVKRAIGETWHNEPAWMMQLRSRLEQSLKEAEAFFGKEIE, from the coding sequence ATAATACCGACTTGGCTGAAATGCTGCTGCAAAATTGGAGCTATGATGCGGATTCGCTGGATCTGTTTCAATATTACCGGATTTCGTCTAATGCGATTTATCCATTTCGCTTCGAGGGAAACACAAGGCTGCTGCGCTTCGCTCCCCAATCGGAGAAAAATAAGGCGAATACGCTGGCGGAGCTTGCATTTATCGCCTATTTGAAGGAAAATGGCTTCAACGTACTGGAAGCGATTGCATCAAAGCAAGGTGCCGAGCTGATTGAAACAGCGACACCTTGGGGAAATTACGCAGCTTCGGTATTCAAGCGAGTGCCTGGCCAGTCCTTTGATCAAGCCGATTTCAACGCTGCGACCCTGTTTGTTTATGGGAAGACGTTAGGCGAGCTTCACCGTTTGTCCAGCACATATACGCCCAAGAAGCACCGCCGATGGACGTATGAAGAAGTGCTCGATTGGATCGAAGAAGAGCTGTCAGCCTTCCCGGAGGAAACAGCAGCGCTTTGCGAAGTGAAGCAGCTAAGGAATTATTTTCAGACGTGGCCTGTTTCTGCTGCGCATTTCGGTCTCATTCATTATGATTTCGAATGCGATAATGTGTTTTATGATAGGGAGACGGGCCTGTGCCATGTCATTGATTTCGATGATGCGATGTACCACTGGTATGCGATGGACATTTATGCAGCACTGGAAAGCTTGCAGGAGTTTATAGCACGGGAGGACTGGGAGCGTAAAAAGCAGCATTTTGTCGACGGCTACACGTCCGAATTTGTATGGAATGTGGAGACGGAAGCGATGCTGCCTGGCTGCAAACGGTTTGATAACCTGTACAGTTATGCTCGTGTAAAGCGGGCAATAGGGGAAACGTGGCATAATGAGCCAGCATGGATGATGCAGCTGCGCAGCAGATTAGAGCAGTCGCTTAAGGAAGCGGAAGCTTTCTTCGGGAAAGAAATCGAATAG
- a CDS encoding MFS transporter produces MNNLQSKVNSIPNWLMFLLAAACGLIVANLYYAQTLIGPISSSIGIPLGAAGLIVTLTQVGYVVGLLFIVPLSDLIENRRLVISSLVVVIIALIGMIFAPNTATFLISALFIGIGSVAAQILVPYATFLAADEQRGRVVGNVMSGLLLGIMFARPLASLITEYWGWREVFILSAIVILLLAIVLSRALPQRKPTPSLQYGALIRSLGSLLKATPILRRRAFYQACLFGSFSLFWTVIPLRLTEYFHLTQQGIALFALAGVAGAVAAPIAGRLADRGLTKWLSGIAIAVSALAFLTAYLVRGDSFAALALLLVAAIVLDMGVSGNLVLGQRVIYSLGSEMRGRLNGLFMAIFFIGGAVGSFLGGWAYAYGGWALASLIGIALPVLAFLYYLTEAKQPSGNA; encoded by the coding sequence ATGAACAACTTACAGTCCAAGGTGAACTCTATTCCGAACTGGCTAATGTTTCTTTTAGCCGCTGCTTGCGGTCTTATTGTAGCTAATCTTTATTATGCCCAGACGTTAATCGGGCCGATCAGTTCCTCCATCGGAATACCGCTAGGAGCAGCAGGGTTAATTGTAACGCTGACTCAAGTTGGCTATGTGGTCGGTCTATTATTTATCGTTCCACTCAGTGATTTGATTGAAAACCGCCGGTTGGTTATCAGCTCATTAGTTGTCGTCATTATCGCCCTAATCGGAATGATATTCGCCCCTAATACAGCCACCTTCCTCATCTCCGCTTTGTTTATAGGAATAGGCTCGGTTGCTGCGCAAATTCTTGTCCCTTATGCCACTTTCCTGGCAGCAGATGAACAGCGCGGCCGTGTTGTTGGCAATGTAATGAGCGGCCTGCTGCTAGGCATTATGTTTGCCCGGCCATTAGCCAGCCTCATAACGGAATATTGGGGATGGCGGGAGGTATTTATTTTATCTGCTATCGTGATCCTATTGCTCGCAATTGTTCTATCCCGTGCGCTTCCACAGCGGAAACCAACACCGTCCCTCCAATATGGGGCATTGATCCGCTCTTTAGGCTCGCTTTTGAAAGCAACGCCTATTTTGCGCCGCCGCGCCTTTTATCAAGCTTGTTTATTTGGCTCCTTTAGTTTGTTTTGGACTGTCATCCCTCTTCGTTTAACCGAATATTTTCATTTGACGCAGCAAGGCATCGCTTTATTCGCTCTCGCTGGTGTAGCAGGAGCCGTAGCGGCGCCTATTGCCGGAAGATTGGCTGATCGGGGTTTGACTAAATGGCTGAGCGGCATCGCGATTGCCGTTTCTGCCCTTGCTTTTTTAACTGCCTATCTTGTGCGGGGGGATTCTTTCGCCGCTTTGGCATTACTGCTGGTTGCTGCTATCGTTTTGGATATGGGGGTGTCAGGAAATCTTGTGTTGGGCCAGCGCGTTATCTATTCGCTAGGCAGTGAGATGCGCGGACGCCTTAATGGCCTATTCATGGCTATTTTCTTCATCGGCGGAGCCGTAGGGTCTTTTTTGGGAGGATGGGCCTATGCTTATGGGGGATGGGCTTTAGCTTCCCTGATCGGTATCGCTCTGCCGGTGCTTGCCTTTCTATATTACTTAACCGAGGCCAAACAACCATCAGGGAATGCATAA
- a CDS encoding GNAT family N-acetyltransferase codes for MIKVAIKRAASDDLEAMLRLYKEAARWIYEAKGLRQWSEDSFTMEYLEKFISEKEVFVAYLQGELAGCFSVEWDDEPLWGAQFHTDAGYVHRLAVSRSFKGQGIGGQMLAWSEAYIRSRGKAWMRLDCMAENPSLNAFYVSQGLSLCGRYDAEGWSAHLYEKKL; via the coding sequence ATGATAAAAGTAGCCATTAAACGCGCCGCATCTGATGATCTGGAAGCGATGCTTCGTTTATACAAGGAAGCAGCCCGCTGGATATATGAGGCGAAGGGCTTGCGCCAGTGGAGCGAGGATTCTTTTACAATGGAATATTTAGAGAAATTTATTAGTGAAAAAGAAGTGTTCGTCGCTTACTTGCAGGGCGAGCTTGCGGGCTGTTTTTCGGTCGAATGGGATGACGAGCCGCTTTGGGGAGCGCAGTTTCATACGGATGCCGGTTATGTGCATCGGCTGGCTGTATCGCGCAGCTTCAAGGGGCAAGGCATTGGCGGTCAAATGCTCGCGTGGTCAGAAGCATATATTCGCTCGCGTGGAAAAGCCTGGATGCGCCTTGATTGCATGGCGGAAAATCCGTCGCTTAACGCTTTTTATGTTAGCCAAGGCTTGAGCTTATGCGGCAGATACGATGCAGAGGGCTGGAGCGCCCATTTATATGAAAAGAAGCTGTAG